Proteins found in one Aethina tumida isolate Nest 87 chromosome 1, icAetTumi1.1, whole genome shotgun sequence genomic segment:
- the LOC126265956 gene encoding 23 kDa integral membrane protein-like: MSEIYFKRLNVAFIVSLALLCTAEILYSCCILYTYLLTIDFKILIHSLSFIPAVVLLLLSVLTLILIIFGCFGILSEVICCVECYGTIMLMIALFQVGCGVASLYVYNMTNRYVNDDITKNVEGAFLFSSSHMSTIETMFHCCGSSGPQRYPNVNLPLSCCDITRVETITNCTIASNSYRKGCNLAQFEYVIGSNTILSYINIAHGSLEIIVGIATCVLSCCYLRKYRSYDP; encoded by the exons ATgagtgaaatttattttaaaaggctTAATGTTGCTTTTATTGTATCTTTAGCG CTTCTATGCACTGCTGAGATTTTGTATTCCTGCTGTATATTGTACACGTACTTATTGAccatagattttaaaatattaattcattcattatcATTTATACCCGCTGTGGTTTTACTTCTTTTATCTGTACTAACTTtgattcttattatttttggatGTTTTGGAATACTTTCGGAAGTAATATGCTGTGTAGAATGT TATGGAACAATCATGTTGATGATTGCGTTATTCCAAGTGGGATGCGGGGTGGCCTCCCTTTACGTCTATAACATGACAAACCGATACGTAAATGATGATATTACTAAGAACGTCGAAGGTGCTTTTCTATTTAGTAGTTCCCACATGTCGACCATTGAAACTATG TTTCACTGTTGTGGAAGTTCTGGACCGCAACGATACCCCAATGTTAATTTACCGCTGAGCTGCTGCGATATAACACGTGTGGAAACAATCACCAACTGCACGATAGCATCTAATAGTTACAGAAAAGGGTGTAATTTGGCGCAGTTTGAATATGTTATCGGCTCTAACACAATATTAAGTTACATCAATATTGCACATGGATCTCTTGAG ATTATTGTCGGCATAGCCACTTGCGTTTTATCCTGCTGTTACTTAAGGAAATATCGAAGTTACGACCCATAA
- the LOC109595859 gene encoding probable nuclear hormone receptor HR3 isoform X3, giving the protein MPSTIRAQIEIIPCKVCGDKSSGVHYGVITCEGCKGFFRRSQSSVVNYQCPRNKNCVVDRVNRNRCQYCRLQKCLRLGMSRDAVKFGRMSKKQREKVEDEVRFHRAQLRAQSDAAPDSSVFEQQTPSSSDQLHHSYNGGYTYNSDVGTYTPASYYTGTTQVQANSMGYDISADYVDSTTAYDPRPGLELGDTGSLMANVVTTDPSQISELLSKTISDAHSRTCLYQLEHIHEMFRKPHDLSRLLFYKNMAHEELWLECAQKLTTIIQQIIEFAKMVPGFMKLSQDDQIVLLKAGSFELAIIRMSRYLDLSQNCVLYGDTMLPQDAFFTSDTAEMKLVTCVFEMAKSIAELKLTETELALYSACVLLSPDRPGLKGLGEIGRLSQAVLRALRLELERNHNLPIKGDVTVCDALLTKIPTLREISMLHMDALGKLKRSAPHLEFPALHKELFSVDS; this is encoded by the exons CACAAATCGAAATAATCCCGTGTAAAGTGTGTGGCGACAAAAGCAGCGGCGTCCACTATGGGGTCATCACGTGCGAGGGCTGCAAGGGATTCTTCAGGCGGTCGCAAAGTTCAGTGGTAAATTATCAGTGTCCGAGGAACAAAAACTGTGTAGTGGACAGAGTTAATAGGAACAGATGTCAGTATTGTCGACTGCAGAAATGTCTGCGGCTCGGAATGAGTCGGGATG CCGTGAAGTTCGGTCGGATGTCGAAGAAGCAGCGGGAGAAGGTGGAGGATGAGGTCAGGTTCCACAGGGCACAATTAAGGGCACAGAGCGACGCCGCGCCCGACAGCTCGGTGTTCGAACAACAAACGCCTTCGAGTAGTGACCAATTACATCATAGTTATAATGGAGG CTACACCTACAACAGCGACGTCGGAACGTACACTCCCGCATCGTACTACACGGGTACCACGCAGGTGCAGGCGAACTCGATGGGCTACGACATCTCGGCCGACTACGTGGACAGCACCACCGCATACGACCCACGACCGGGTCTGGAACTCGGCGACACCGGCAGCCTGATGGCCAACGTCGTCACAACAG ATCCGAGTCAGATATCCGAGCTGCTGTCGAAGACAATATCGGACGCACACTCCCGCACCTGTCTGTATCAGCTGGAGCACATACACGAGATGTTCCGCAAGCCGCACGACTTGTCGCGGCTGCTCTTCTACAAGAACATGGCGCACGAGGAGCTGTGGCTCGAGTGCGCGCAAAAACTCACCACGATCATCCAGCAGATCATCGAGTTCGCTAAAATGGTACCTGGATTCATGAAACTGTCGCAGGACGATCAGATCGTGCTGCTCAAGGCCGGCAGCTTCGAACTCGCCATTATCAG GATGTCGCGGTATCTGGACTTGTCGCAAAACTGTGTCCTCTATGGTGATACGATGCTGCCTCAAGACGCCTTCTTCACATCGGACACAGCCGAAATGAAGTTGGTGACGTGCGTCTTTGAAATGGCGAAGAGCATAGCCGAACTCAAACTTACCGAAACAGAGCTGGCGCTTTACTCAGCCTGCGTCCTCTTATCTCCAG ATCGACCTGGTTTGAAAGGCTTGGGAGAAATAGGACGACTGAGCCAAGCGGTACTGAGAGCACTGAGACTAGAACTAGAAAGAAACCACAACCTCCCCATCAAGGGAGATGTAACTGTATGTGATGCCTTGCTTACAAAAATACCTACATTAAG AGAAATAAGTATGCTTCACATGGATGCGTTAGGCAAACTCAAGCGGTCCGCTCCACATCTAGAGTTTCCCGCACTGCATAAGGAGTTATTTAGCGTGGACAGTTGA
- the LOC109595859 gene encoding probable nuclear hormone receptor HR3 isoform X4 codes for MTAQIEIIPCKVCGDKSSGVHYGVITCEGCKGFFRRSQSSVVNYQCPRNKNCVVDRVNRNRCQYCRLQKCLRLGMSRDAVKFGRMSKKQREKVEDEVRFHRAQLRAQSDAAPDSSVFEQQTPSSSDQLHHSYNGGYTYNSDVGTYTPASYYTGTTQVQANSMGYDISADYVDSTTAYDPRPGLELGDTGSLMANVVTTDPSQISELLSKTISDAHSRTCLYQLEHIHEMFRKPHDLSRLLFYKNMAHEELWLECAQKLTTIIQQIIEFAKMVPGFMKLSQDDQIVLLKAGSFELAIIRMSRYLDLSQNCVLYGDTMLPQDAFFTSDTAEMKLVTCVFEMAKSIAELKLTETELALYSACVLLSPDRPGLKGLGEIGRLSQAVLRALRLELERNHNLPIKGDVTVCDALLTKIPTLREISMLHMDALGKLKRSAPHLEFPALHKELFSVDS; via the exons CACAAATCGAAATAATCCCGTGTAAAGTGTGTGGCGACAAAAGCAGCGGCGTCCACTATGGGGTCATCACGTGCGAGGGCTGCAAGGGATTCTTCAGGCGGTCGCAAAGTTCAGTGGTAAATTATCAGTGTCCGAGGAACAAAAACTGTGTAGTGGACAGAGTTAATAGGAACAGATGTCAGTATTGTCGACTGCAGAAATGTCTGCGGCTCGGAATGAGTCGGGATG CCGTGAAGTTCGGTCGGATGTCGAAGAAGCAGCGGGAGAAGGTGGAGGATGAGGTCAGGTTCCACAGGGCACAATTAAGGGCACAGAGCGACGCCGCGCCCGACAGCTCGGTGTTCGAACAACAAACGCCTTCGAGTAGTGACCAATTACATCATAGTTATAATGGAGG CTACACCTACAACAGCGACGTCGGAACGTACACTCCCGCATCGTACTACACGGGTACCACGCAGGTGCAGGCGAACTCGATGGGCTACGACATCTCGGCCGACTACGTGGACAGCACCACCGCATACGACCCACGACCGGGTCTGGAACTCGGCGACACCGGCAGCCTGATGGCCAACGTCGTCACAACAG ATCCGAGTCAGATATCCGAGCTGCTGTCGAAGACAATATCGGACGCACACTCCCGCACCTGTCTGTATCAGCTGGAGCACATACACGAGATGTTCCGCAAGCCGCACGACTTGTCGCGGCTGCTCTTCTACAAGAACATGGCGCACGAGGAGCTGTGGCTCGAGTGCGCGCAAAAACTCACCACGATCATCCAGCAGATCATCGAGTTCGCTAAAATGGTACCTGGATTCATGAAACTGTCGCAGGACGATCAGATCGTGCTGCTCAAGGCCGGCAGCTTCGAACTCGCCATTATCAG GATGTCGCGGTATCTGGACTTGTCGCAAAACTGTGTCCTCTATGGTGATACGATGCTGCCTCAAGACGCCTTCTTCACATCGGACACAGCCGAAATGAAGTTGGTGACGTGCGTCTTTGAAATGGCGAAGAGCATAGCCGAACTCAAACTTACCGAAACAGAGCTGGCGCTTTACTCAGCCTGCGTCCTCTTATCTCCAG ATCGACCTGGTTTGAAAGGCTTGGGAGAAATAGGACGACTGAGCCAAGCGGTACTGAGAGCACTGAGACTAGAACTAGAAAGAAACCACAACCTCCCCATCAAGGGAGATGTAACTGTATGTGATGCCTTGCTTACAAAAATACCTACATTAAG AGAAATAAGTATGCTTCACATGGATGCGTTAGGCAAACTCAAGCGGTCCGCTCCACATCTAGAGTTTCCCGCACTGCATAAGGAGTTATTTAGCGTGGACAGTTGA
- the LOC109595859 gene encoding probable nuclear hormone receptor HR3 isoform X2 codes for MFEMWNNVATKLEAQQTQVQSQQPHTSGGSIKAQIEIIPCKVCGDKSSGVHYGVITCEGCKGFFRRSQSSVVNYQCPRNKNCVVDRVNRNRCQYCRLQKCLRLGMSRDAVKFGRMSKKQREKVEDEVRFHRAQLRAQSDAAPDSSVFEQQTPSSSDQLHHSYNGGYTYNSDVGTYTPASYYTGTTQVQANSMGYDISADYVDSTTAYDPRPGLELGDTGSLMANVVTTDPSQISELLSKTISDAHSRTCLYQLEHIHEMFRKPHDLSRLLFYKNMAHEELWLECAQKLTTIIQQIIEFAKMVPGFMKLSQDDQIVLLKAGSFELAIIRMSRYLDLSQNCVLYGDTMLPQDAFFTSDTAEMKLVTCVFEMAKSIAELKLTETELALYSACVLLSPDRPGLKGLGEIGRLSQAVLRALRLELERNHNLPIKGDVTVCDALLTKIPTLREISMLHMDALGKLKRSAPHLEFPALHKELFSVDS; via the exons CACAAATCGAAATAATCCCGTGTAAAGTGTGTGGCGACAAAAGCAGCGGCGTCCACTATGGGGTCATCACGTGCGAGGGCTGCAAGGGATTCTTCAGGCGGTCGCAAAGTTCAGTGGTAAATTATCAGTGTCCGAGGAACAAAAACTGTGTAGTGGACAGAGTTAATAGGAACAGATGTCAGTATTGTCGACTGCAGAAATGTCTGCGGCTCGGAATGAGTCGGGATG CCGTGAAGTTCGGTCGGATGTCGAAGAAGCAGCGGGAGAAGGTGGAGGATGAGGTCAGGTTCCACAGGGCACAATTAAGGGCACAGAGCGACGCCGCGCCCGACAGCTCGGTGTTCGAACAACAAACGCCTTCGAGTAGTGACCAATTACATCATAGTTATAATGGAGG CTACACCTACAACAGCGACGTCGGAACGTACACTCCCGCATCGTACTACACGGGTACCACGCAGGTGCAGGCGAACTCGATGGGCTACGACATCTCGGCCGACTACGTGGACAGCACCACCGCATACGACCCACGACCGGGTCTGGAACTCGGCGACACCGGCAGCCTGATGGCCAACGTCGTCACAACAG ATCCGAGTCAGATATCCGAGCTGCTGTCGAAGACAATATCGGACGCACACTCCCGCACCTGTCTGTATCAGCTGGAGCACATACACGAGATGTTCCGCAAGCCGCACGACTTGTCGCGGCTGCTCTTCTACAAGAACATGGCGCACGAGGAGCTGTGGCTCGAGTGCGCGCAAAAACTCACCACGATCATCCAGCAGATCATCGAGTTCGCTAAAATGGTACCTGGATTCATGAAACTGTCGCAGGACGATCAGATCGTGCTGCTCAAGGCCGGCAGCTTCGAACTCGCCATTATCAG GATGTCGCGGTATCTGGACTTGTCGCAAAACTGTGTCCTCTATGGTGATACGATGCTGCCTCAAGACGCCTTCTTCACATCGGACACAGCCGAAATGAAGTTGGTGACGTGCGTCTTTGAAATGGCGAAGAGCATAGCCGAACTCAAACTTACCGAAACAGAGCTGGCGCTTTACTCAGCCTGCGTCCTCTTATCTCCAG ATCGACCTGGTTTGAAAGGCTTGGGAGAAATAGGACGACTGAGCCAAGCGGTACTGAGAGCACTGAGACTAGAACTAGAAAGAAACCACAACCTCCCCATCAAGGGAGATGTAACTGTATGTGATGCCTTGCTTACAAAAATACCTACATTAAG AGAAATAAGTATGCTTCACATGGATGCGTTAGGCAAACTCAAGCGGTCCGCTCCACATCTAGAGTTTCCCGCACTGCATAAGGAGTTATTTAGCGTGGACAGTTGA
- the LOC109595859 gene encoding probable nuclear hormone receptor HR3 isoform X5, with protein sequence MFEMWNNVATKLEAQQTQVQSQQPHTSGGSIKAQIEIIPCKVCGDKSSGVHYGVITCEGCKGFFRRSQSSVVNYQCPRNKNCVVDRVNRNRCQYCRLQKCLRLGMSRDAVKFGRMSKKQREKVEDEVRFHRAQLRAQSDAAPDSSVFEQQTPSSSDQLHHSYNGGYTYNSDVGTYTPASYYTGTTQVQANSMGYDISADYVDSTTAYDPRPGLELGDTGSLMANVVTTGNTNTSPGGGGGGKQTTTVTLSEARGFKRLSQTSSTTTMSGGTTTVVSVKQEGAGAGAAVVDNLVGGYVDSTTFVSSPAVQATATATARPPASSQTVQQRNADDCEPVTLPNPSQISELLSKTISDAHSRTCLYQLEHIHEMFRKPHDLSRLLFYKNMAHEELWLECAQKLTTIIQQIIEFAKMVPGFMKLSQDDQIVLLKAGSFELAIIRMSRYLDLSQNCVLYGDTMLPQDAFFTSDTAEMKLVTCVFEMAKSIAELKLTETELALYSACVLLSPDRPGLKGLGEIGRLSQAVLRALRLELERNHNLPIKGDVTVCDALLTKIPTLREISMLHMDALGKLKRSAPHLEFPALHKELFSVDS encoded by the exons CACAAATCGAAATAATCCCGTGTAAAGTGTGTGGCGACAAAAGCAGCGGCGTCCACTATGGGGTCATCACGTGCGAGGGCTGCAAGGGATTCTTCAGGCGGTCGCAAAGTTCAGTGGTAAATTATCAGTGTCCGAGGAACAAAAACTGTGTAGTGGACAGAGTTAATAGGAACAGATGTCAGTATTGTCGACTGCAGAAATGTCTGCGGCTCGGAATGAGTCGGGATG CCGTGAAGTTCGGTCGGATGTCGAAGAAGCAGCGGGAGAAGGTGGAGGATGAGGTCAGGTTCCACAGGGCACAATTAAGGGCACAGAGCGACGCCGCGCCCGACAGCTCGGTGTTCGAACAACAAACGCCTTCGAGTAGTGACCAATTACATCATAGTTATAATGGAGG CTACACCTACAACAGCGACGTCGGAACGTACACTCCCGCATCGTACTACACGGGTACCACGCAGGTGCAGGCGAACTCGATGGGCTACGACATCTCGGCCGACTACGTGGACAGCACCACCGCATACGACCCACGACCGGGTCTGGAACTCGGCGACACCGGCAGCCTGATGGCCAACGTCGTCACAACAG GGAATACTAACACGAGTCCCGGTGGCGGTGGCGGTGGGAAGCAAACGACCACGGTGACGCTGTCGGAGGCGCGTGGCTTCAAACGTCTGAGCCAGACGTCGTCGACGACGACCATGTCGGGCGGCACGACGACGGTCGTGTCGGTGAAACAGGAGGGCGCGGGCGCCGGTGCCGCCGTCGTCGACAATCTGGTTGGCGGCTACGTGGACAGCACCACGTTCGTTAGTTCGCCCGCCGTGCAGGCGACGGCGACGGCGACCGCACGCCCGCCCGCCTCCTCGCAAACGGTCCAGCAACGGAACGCAGACGACTGCGAGCCGGTCACTTTGCCCA ATCCGAGTCAGATATCCGAGCTGCTGTCGAAGACAATATCGGACGCACACTCCCGCACCTGTCTGTATCAGCTGGAGCACATACACGAGATGTTCCGCAAGCCGCACGACTTGTCGCGGCTGCTCTTCTACAAGAACATGGCGCACGAGGAGCTGTGGCTCGAGTGCGCGCAAAAACTCACCACGATCATCCAGCAGATCATCGAGTTCGCTAAAATGGTACCTGGATTCATGAAACTGTCGCAGGACGATCAGATCGTGCTGCTCAAGGCCGGCAGCTTCGAACTCGCCATTATCAG GATGTCGCGGTATCTGGACTTGTCGCAAAACTGTGTCCTCTATGGTGATACGATGCTGCCTCAAGACGCCTTCTTCACATCGGACACAGCCGAAATGAAGTTGGTGACGTGCGTCTTTGAAATGGCGAAGAGCATAGCCGAACTCAAACTTACCGAAACAGAGCTGGCGCTTTACTCAGCCTGCGTCCTCTTATCTCCAG ATCGACCTGGTTTGAAAGGCTTGGGAGAAATAGGACGACTGAGCCAAGCGGTACTGAGAGCACTGAGACTAGAACTAGAAAGAAACCACAACCTCCCCATCAAGGGAGATGTAACTGTATGTGATGCCTTGCTTACAAAAATACCTACATTAAG AGAAATAAGTATGCTTCACATGGATGCGTTAGGCAAACTCAAGCGGTCCGCTCCACATCTAGAGTTTCCCGCACTGCATAAGGAGTTATTTAGCGTGGACAGTTGA